One Rudaeicoccus suwonensis genomic window carries:
- the rpmE gene encoding 50S ribosomal protein L31 yields MKKDIHPSYNETQVTCTCGATFTTRSTADSGKITADVCSQCHPFYTGKQKILDTGGRVARFQERYGKKVAK; encoded by the coding sequence ATGAAGAAGGACATTCACCCGTCCTACAACGAGACCCAGGTGACCTGCACCTGTGGCGCGACATTCACCACCCGCAGCACCGCGGACTCCGGCAAGATCACCGCCGACGTGTGCTCGCAGTGCCACCCGTTCTACACCGGCAAGCAGAAGATCCTCGACACCGGTGGTCGCGTGGCCCGCTTCCAGGAGCGTTACGGCAAGAAGGTCGCCAAGTAG
- the rho gene encoding transcription termination factor Rho gives MTETTELAAPQETGSQGSRGSLSTMKLDELKRLAATMGISGTSKMRKGDLLTAIRERGESGSSRTAPSAAQAESATTDTTAAAPARRASRRAGSAVVAPAEQAEQVTAPAQARESDDGHVVAPARDERRDTAADRSDSDRSEAESGDESHQGQPRQRRNDRNGSDRYNGGDRSNGNDRQNNRNGNDRNDRQGNDRQGSDRSNNNDRQSNRNGNDRNGNDRNGNDRNGNDRDGQGNDRWNNDDSRQGGRRRQRGRDRKRGRGRGADDFGDVDVAVREDDVLVPVAGILDVLDNYAFVRTSGYLAGPNDVYVPLNMVKKNGMRKGDAITGAIRALREGEQLPTRQKFNALVRVDTVNGMQPEQARERVEFSKLTPLYPQERLRLEDDPKHITNRVIDLVAPIGKGQRGLIVAPAKSGKTLVMQAIANAITANNPECHLMVVLVDERPEEVTDFQRSVKGEVIASTFDRPASDHTEVSELAIERAKRLVEMGLDVVVLLDGITRLGRAYNLAAPASGRIMSGGVDSAALYPPKKFFGAARNIENGGSLTILATALIDSGSKMDEVIFEEFKGTGNWELRLSRQLAERRIFPAIDVNGSGTRREEILLGSDELKIMWKLRRVLAALDNQQGIELLLDRLKKTHSNTEFLMQVQQTSSIKLDDED, from the coding sequence GTGACGGAAACCACTGAACTCGCAGCGCCCCAGGAAACGGGTTCGCAGGGTTCTCGAGGCAGCCTCAGCACCATGAAGTTGGACGAGCTCAAGCGGCTCGCAGCGACGATGGGCATCAGCGGCACCTCCAAGATGCGCAAGGGCGACCTGCTCACGGCTATCCGCGAGCGTGGCGAGAGCGGTTCGAGCCGCACGGCGCCCTCCGCCGCCCAGGCTGAGTCGGCCACGACAGACACGACTGCTGCCGCCCCGGCGCGTCGCGCGTCGCGCCGTGCGGGGTCAGCTGTCGTCGCCCCGGCCGAGCAGGCCGAACAGGTGACCGCTCCCGCACAGGCGCGGGAGTCGGACGACGGCCACGTCGTCGCTCCGGCGCGCGACGAGCGTCGCGACACCGCCGCCGACCGGTCCGACAGCGATCGGTCCGAGGCCGAGTCCGGCGACGAGTCGCACCAGGGTCAGCCTCGTCAGCGTCGTAACGATCGCAATGGCAGCGATCGTTACAACGGCGGTGATCGTTCCAACGGCAATGACCGTCAGAACAACCGCAACGGCAACGACCGCAACGATCGTCAGGGCAATGACCGTCAAGGCAGTGACCGGTCGAACAACAACGATCGTCAGAGCAACCGCAACGGCAATGACCGGAACGGCAATGACCGGAACGGCAATGACCGCAACGGCAATGACCGCGACGGCCAGGGGAACGACCGTTGGAACAACGACGACAGCCGCCAGGGTGGTCGCCGTCGGCAGCGTGGCCGGGACCGCAAGCGTGGCCGTGGCCGCGGCGCGGACGACTTCGGCGATGTCGATGTCGCCGTGCGCGAGGACGACGTCCTGGTGCCGGTGGCCGGCATCCTGGACGTGCTCGACAACTACGCCTTCGTGCGGACCAGCGGATACCTCGCCGGCCCCAACGACGTCTACGTGCCGCTCAACATGGTCAAGAAGAACGGCATGCGCAAGGGCGATGCCATCACCGGCGCGATCCGTGCGCTGCGTGAGGGCGAGCAGTTGCCGACGCGCCAGAAGTTCAACGCGCTCGTCCGCGTCGACACGGTCAACGGCATGCAGCCGGAGCAGGCGCGCGAGCGCGTGGAGTTCTCCAAGCTCACCCCGCTGTACCCCCAGGAGCGACTGCGCCTGGAGGACGACCCGAAGCACATCACCAACCGGGTCATCGACCTCGTCGCCCCGATCGGCAAGGGCCAGCGTGGCCTGATCGTGGCGCCGGCGAAGTCCGGAAAAACCTTGGTGATGCAGGCGATCGCCAACGCGATCACCGCCAACAACCCCGAGTGCCACCTGATGGTGGTGCTGGTCGACGAGCGTCCCGAGGAAGTCACCGACTTCCAGCGGTCGGTCAAGGGCGAGGTGATCGCCTCGACCTTCGACCGCCCCGCGTCGGACCACACCGAGGTCTCCGAGCTGGCGATCGAGCGCGCCAAGCGTCTGGTCGAGATGGGCCTGGATGTCGTCGTGCTTCTCGACGGCATCACCCGACTGGGCCGTGCCTACAACCTGGCCGCCCCGGCCAGTGGCCGGATCATGTCCGGTGGTGTCGACTCGGCTGCGCTCTACCCGCCGAAGAAGTTCTTCGGCGCGGCGCGCAACATCGAGAACGGCGGCTCACTGACAATCCTCGCGACCGCGCTCATCGACTCCGGTTCCAAGATGGACGAGGTCATCTTCGAGGAGTTCAAGGGCACCGGCAACTGGGAGCTGCGCCTGTCGCGCCAGCTCGCCGAGCGCCGCATCTTCCCGGCAATCGACGTCAACGGCTCCGGCACCCGTCGCGAGGAGATCCTCCTCGGCAGCGACGAGTTGAAGATCATGTGGAAGCTGCGCCGGGTCCTGGCCGCCCTCGACAACCAGCAGGGCATCGAGTTGCTGCTCGACCGGTTGAAGAAGACGCACTCCAACACCGAGTTCCTGATGCAGGTCCAGCAGACCAGCTCGATCAAGCTCGACGACGAGGACTGA